From a single Pseudorasbora parva isolate DD20220531a chromosome 15, ASM2467924v1, whole genome shotgun sequence genomic region:
- the tdrd6 gene encoding tudor domain-containing 6 isoform X1 has protein sequence MCSIPGLPSTGSNVPVLITRVNMNTSCVLVEFWGNFDQDRKFAYQQLKKEIQYPRESFSESDGNPGDLCLVQVYETWYRARIVSRDSEEYSVFLIDEGRTLRATVNTLAWGKSDFFYLPPEVEFCVLANVLPLSSENKWSTMAIEFMKTFCGRRVNASVQDVLVPHRTFLLDIPCLSRQMFEMGFAKKLYSDQFKEFVARSLQANNGTGEPQRISSIRPKPVEIIEQIEKQQAYMYPELQTDTVETVMVTEVTSPFRIFCQLKVFSQELKKLTEQITRHYEGRVGRNFARPENLGSPCASRGSDGKWYRSVLQQVMSANNVVEVLQVDYGKKQFVQVENVRPLASEFFRMPVITYVCSLHGIVDRGVGWTASQIDYLKSLLLNRTVIAKFQYQSLSEGVHYVTLYGEENTNINKLFELKQKCSLGSDRTLADFAVQKSPSSRKSKIVETTELSHIDESYSDIKRDKPVFFTESLAPNTSHLAVVQHVDSPGKFWVQTQHYADEFNQLMNDLGSLYNNPTSTEGLIREPVVGLLCAAKAQDGVFYRAAVYKVIDKKAEVYFLDYGNTELVDRFNLRQLPLRFQQLPAVAIKCCLHGIKSRLKHWDERATIFFSKLVEDKVLDLQVQEKHQDTHMVQLVDTSLDGENDVSKLLCNANLADSENSLVDNSAVKTCVLKTTHTTGIFLTGARPQTPSISSAVAESASVFKEYLFPIGSSLEVTVSYIESPNDFWCQKAQNAACLEVLMQDIQRFYAHSEFQPPLEAACVACHPETGIWYRALVIQKHQTPHVDVLFVDYGQTKKVAIEDLRKISPAFLKMKGQAFRCSLYNLIHPVSHSALDWSPEATLQFQEFVDTAASMNVPLKCTIFAVMYDSQKVVFNVVDLETPFQSICNLLVQRRLADRAPSKRAPLPPFRLDTYYYSTHGVKTGCEEEVSVTCVKSVTQFFCHLARNSDEIEKLSDKVNSLCRQLEVTKCPQTFGTVCFAKYTDGLWYRGQIKSSKPSLVINFVDYGDTLEVDKSDLLPVPIEAGEIMSVPVQAIECGMSDMPENVPCEVENWFQNFADSHCFTALIVAKEPGGKLMMELYEGKTQVNAMIRQKFHNEMHRNDPSPLKGYSSKNRNAQVPADLVKESSSVLKRGPTDQVPKSWESHAVQRGNVESKQPRSKQGFNTDARPEPTRDFGTSHNSQKLNEPQRKSNDRADARRPRTFDETDGFKPKPQAPLRESSLPMKLIKPGLEAEVFISHCNSPCSFFVQFAADEDDIYSLVEKLNADQSRCANIDSSDIREGDLVCAMFPDDNSWYRAAVRKNIDKINVEFVDFGNTAVISASEICRLDQSFASFPRYSIHCSVHKLNVDSVDQEITPNFKQVIDQNIEKVMCTFIKMSGGVWEVKLNVNGVVLGSTCSLEDAPAATLLTTGVKHQTSDIHISTHYKDPDISSGQMINGYTSFIKGPQLFWCQNVAMDTLQVISDALQNAGNVSDLSLSEDSVLAGSACIALFTEDNLWYRAKVTSKDHDTLSITFVDYGNESKVSMANVKALPPELSDVPPQAFNCQLEGFDLSKGFWDEKADDAFFDLVNDKLLNITVEKMGSAETPHFVKLDCNGVVINDAMRSYWKSQCPESPSVELISGTELVSVNDCVAAEVNIDSEVTLDADTEHVDNEMCTSVLEMQLSEQGQLDLLTNTEAENEAQDSPLEINTENVALPDTWSIVPSETQSNLETTCITENEPVSGSTSPSDTNQQAFAKETDVDATPFPEVLPEHSEGATSIISSENIDSFLINNTDSQLCIVEEPDLPSNEIIQSDLGYLRRSTEKKPVGSECVIWSHVRRNWCTARILKVSEDAALVLLVEHDSEVVVDPLSIFEILPENLLQTLTIETAVPIDLSKGACTSLNTASKFYLLHQADTEYGTTVTSESEEPNGEEEMLIDQINPSDELTDQPQDKESASLSVVVVEDSEEDTLGEGALVQVPSAEQDDSQDDLNTSVEDGSTMSARVDLLIDFLDVAPHDKVQDACETELETDPLHEEFYVDVTEDLIVLTSDDGAESDTASDGTLQGDVMVTEIHPDDEESSCLQEQSNASDCTNSEESQVTHLTLKVEYASDDEVIFVGVLQESHAEVCEPESEKEKQKHD, from the exons ATGTGTTCTATACCGGGGCTCCCATCAACAGGTTCAAATGTACCTGTACTTATTACCAGAGTTAATATGAACACATCATGTGTTCTGGTAGAGTTTTGGGGAAATTTTGACCAAGACCGGAAATTTGCATATCAGCAGCTGAAAAAGGAGATTCAATACCCCAGAGAGAGTTTCAGTGAATCAGATGGAAACCCTGGTGACTTATGCCTCGTTCAAGTGTATGAAACATGGTACAGAGCCCGTATAGTTTCCAGAGACAGTGAAGAGTACAGTGTGTTTTTAATCGATGAAGGCAGAACACTGCGTGCCACCGTAAACACTCTAGCATGGGGAAAAAGTGACTTTTTCTATCTTCCCCCTGAAGTTGAATTCTGTGTTCTTGCCAATGTGTTACCACTGTCTTCTGAAAATAAATGGTCAACAATGGCCATAGAGTTTATGAAGACCTTCTGTGGTCGAAGAGTAAATGCTTCAGTACAAGATGTTCTTGTGCCTCATCGAACATTCCTTCTTGACATTCCTTGTCTGTCCAGACAGATGTTTGAAATGGGCTTTGCAAAGAAATTGTACAGTGATCAGTTCAAGGAGTTTGTTGCAAGATCTTTACAGGCCAACAATGGAACTGGAGAACCTCAGAGAATTTCTTCCATTAGACCAAAACCAGTTGAGATCATCGAGCAAATTGAGAAGCAACAGGCTTACATGTACCCAGAGCTGCAAACTGATACTGTTGAGACGGTCATGGTCACAGAAGTAACAAGTCCGTTTAGAATATTCTGTCAGCTTAAGGTATTCTCTCAGGAGCTGAAAAAGTTAACCGAACAGATAACTCGGCATTACGAGGGAAGAGTTGGTAGAAATTTTGCAAGACCTGAGAATTTGGGGAGCCCGTGCGCATCCAGAGGAAGTGATGGCAAGTGGTACCGTTCAGTGCTGCAGCAGGTCATGTCTGCCAACAATGTGGTTGAGGTTTTGCAGGTAGATTATGGGAAGAAACAATTTGTACAAGTTGAGAATGTCAGGCCTCTTGCCTCTGAATTCTTCAGGATGCCTGTCATAACGTACGTGTGTTCCCTTCATGGAATAGTTGACAGAGGTGTTGGTTGGACGGCTTCACAGATTGATTACCTGAAATCTCTCCTGCTCAACCGCACCGTGATTGCCAAGTTTCAATATCAAAGCCTTTCTGAAGGTGTTCACTATGTCACGCTTTATGGAGAGGAGAACACAAACATCAACAAATTGTTTGAACTGAAACAGAAATGTTCACTTGGCTCTGATAGGACCCTTGCAGATTTCGCTGTTCAGAAGAGCCCATCATCTCGAAAGAGCAAGATTGTGGAGACAACCGAGCTCTCACACATTGACGAATCCTACTCTGACATTAAGAGGGACAAACCAGTCTTTTTCACAGAAAGTCTTGCACCTAACACTTCACATCTGGCTGTTGTGCAGCACGTTGACAGCCCTGGAAAGTTTTGGGTTCAAACTCAGCATTACGCTGATGAATTCAATCAGCTGATGAATGATCTTGGAAGTCTGTACAATAATCCAACAAGCACTGAAGGATTGATAAGAGAGCCTGTTGTTGGTCTCCTCTGTGCAGCTAAAGCCCAAGATGGTGTGTTCTATAGAGCGGCTGTCTATAAGGTAATTGACAAGAAAGCAGAAGTTTACTTCCTTGACTACGGCAACACAGAACTTGTTGATCGTTTCAACCTCCGACAGTTGCCTCTGAGATTCCAGCAGCTGCCAGCTGTGGCGATAAAGTGCTGTCTCCATGGCATCAAATCCAGGCTGAAACACTGGGACGAGAGGGCTACAATTTTCTTTTCAAAACTTGTCGAAGACAAAGTACTTGATTTGCAGGTACAGGAAAAGCATCAAGACACTCACATGGTTCAGTTAGTAGACACGAGTTTAGATGGAGAAAATGATGTGAGCAAgttgttgtgcaatgcaaattTGGCAGATAGTGAAAATAGTCTTGTGGATAACTCCGCTGTAAAAACTTGTGTTTTAAAAACCACACACACCACTGGCATATTCTTGACAGGCGCCCGACCTCAGACGCCTTCCATTTCTTCTGCTGTGGCAGAAAGTGCATCTGTTTTCAAGGAATACTTATTTCCAATTGGAAGTTCACTGGAGGTAACTGTATCCTACATTGAGAGTCCAAATGACTTCTGGTGTCAAAAAGCCCAAAATGCTGCATGCTTAGAAGTGCTAATGCAAGATATTCAGCGTTTCTATGCTCACAGTGAATTTCAGCCTCCTTTGGAAGCAGCTTGTGTTGCTTGTCATCCTGAAACTGGGATATGGTACAGAGCCTTGGTCATTCAGAAACACCAAACGCCTCATGTTGATGTCTTGTTCGTTGACTATGGGCAGACAAAGAAGGTTGCCATTGAAGATCTTCGAAAGATCAGTCCAGCCTTTTTGAAGATGAAAGGACAAGCCTTTCGGTGTAGTTTATATAATCTGATCCACCCAGTTTCCCACTCGGCATTAGACTGGAGCCCTGAAGCCACATTGCAATTTCAAGAGTTTGTTGATACAGCAGCATCCATGAACGTGCCTTTGAAATGCACAATTTTTGCTGTAATGTATGATTCACAGAAAGTTGTGTTCAATGTGGTGGACTTGGAGACCCCATTCCAAAGCATCTGCAATCTCCTTGTCCAGAGACGCCTTGCTGACCGTGCACCCTCTAAGAGAGCTCCTCTTCCACCCTTTCGTCTGGACACCTACTATTATTCAACACATGGAGTCAAGACTGGCTGTGAAGAGGAAGTGAGTGTCACCTGTGTGAAAAGTGTCACTCAGTTCTTTTGCCATCTTGCTAGGAATTCAGATGAGATTGAGAAACTTTCAGACAAGGTCAACTCTCTTTGCCGTCAGCTAGAGGTGACCAAGTGTCCTCAGACATTTGGAACCGTTTGTTTTGCAAAATACACAGATGGACTTTGGTACAGAGGCCAGATAAAGTCTTCAAAACCGTCATTGGTGATCAATTTTGTGGATTATGGCGACACATTGGAAGTTGATAAATCAGACTTGCTGCCAGTTCCAATTGAAGCAGGAGAGATTATGTCTGTCCCAGTGCAGGCAATTGAATGTGGGATGTCAGATATGCCTGAAAATGTGCCTTGTGAAGTGGAAAATTGGTTTCAGAATTTTGCAGACAGTCATTGTTTCACTGCTTTGATTGTGGCAAAAGAACCAGGAGGAAAGCTTATGATGGAACTTTATGAGGGAAAAACTCAAGTGAATGCAATGATCAGACAGAAGTTTCACAATGAAATGCATAGAAATGACCCAAGCCCACTCAAAGGATATAGTTCAAAGAACCGAAATGCACAAGTTCCGGCAGACCTTGTAAAGGAAAGTTCCAGTGTTCTAAAGAGAGGTCCCACAGATCAAGTTCCAAAATCCTGGGAAAGTCATGCAGTACAACGTGGAAACGTTGAATCAAAACAGCCACGAAGCAAGCAGGGATTCAATACAGATGCTAGACCAGAACCAACAAGGGATTTTGGAACATCCCACAATTCCCAGAAGCTAAATGAACCACAAAGAAAGTCCAATGATAGAGCTGATGCACGTCGCCCTCGTACATTTGACGAAACTGATGGTTTTAAGCCAAAGCCCCAGGCTCCTCTCAGAGAATCGTCTCTCCCAATGAAATTAATAAAACCTGGTCTAGAAGCTGAGGTATTCATCTCTCATTGCAATAGCCCTTGTAGCTTCTTTGTTCAGTTTGCAGCAGATGAGGATGACATTTACTCACTTGTAGAGAAGTTGAATGCTGACCAGTCAAGGTGTGCAAACATCGATTCAAGTGACATTCGTGAGGGAGACTTGGTCTGTGCAATGTTTCCTGATGATAACTCTTGGTATCGTGCAGCAGTACGAAAAAACATTGACAAAATCAACGTTGAATTTGTTGACTTTGGAAACACAGCTGTGATTTCTGCCTCAGAAATATGTCGACTTGATCAATCATTTGCTTCGTTTCCTAGGTACAGCATCCACTGCTCAGTACATAAACTGAATGTCGACAGTGTAGACCAAGAAATTACACCCAACTTCAAACAAGTAATTGATCAAAACATTGAAAAGGTCATGTGCACATTCATTAAAATGTCAGGGGGCGTGTGGGAAGTGAAACTCAATGTTAATGGTGTAGTTCTGGGATCCACCTGCAGTCTTGAAGATGCTCCAGCAGCTACGCTTTTGACTACAGGTGTCAAGCATCAGACATCTGATATCCATATCTCCACTCATTACAAGGACCCTGATATATCATCTGGTCAAATGATCAATGGATACACCTCATTTATCAAGGGTCCTCAGCTCTTCTGGTGCCAAAATGTGGCAATGGACACACTTCAAGTGATTTCAGATGCTTTACAGAATGCTGGGAATGTATCCGATTTAAGTTTGAGTGAGGACTCTGTGCTAGCTGGAAGTGCTTGCATTGCACTCTTCACTGAAGACAATTTGTGGTATCGAGCTAAAGTAACATCTAAGGACCATGACACACTCTCCATTACCTTTGTAGACTATGGAAATGAATCAAAAGTCAGTATGGCTAACGTCAAAGCACTGCCACCCGAGCTATCAGATGTGCCCCCTCAGGCATTTAACTGCCAGCTTGAAGGTTTTGATCTTTCCAAGGGTTTCTGGGATGAAAAGGCAGATGATGCCTTCTTTGATCTAGTCAATGATAAGCTTTTAAATATCACTGTTGAGAAAATGGGGAGTGCTGAGACGCCACACTTTGTCAAGCTGGATTGTAATGGTGTTGTCATCAATGATGCCATGAGAAGCTATTGGAAAAGTCAGTGTCCTGAAAGTCCATCAGTAGAACTCATAAGTGGAACAGAACTGGTGTCTGTCAATGATTGTGTGGCTGCTGAAGTTAATATTGACTCTGAAGTTACCCTTGATGCAGACACTGAGCATGTTGACAATGAAATGTGCACCTCAGTTCTTGAAATGCAACTTTCTGAACAAGGGCAACTTGATTTACTGACAAATACAGAAGCAGAAAATGAAGCACAGGATAGCCCTCTAGAGATAAATACTGAAAATGTTGCCTTACCTGATACTTGGAGTATAGTGCCCTCTGAAACACAAAGCAACCTGGAAACCACATGCATCACAGAAAATGAACCAGTTTCAGGTTCCACAAGTCCGTCTGACACAAACCAGCAGGCTTTTGCTAAAGAGACCGATGTTGATGCAACACCTTTTCCTGAAGTTTTGCCAGAGCACTCTGAGGGAGCAACATCTATTATTTCCTCAGAGAATATAGATAGCTTCTTAATCAATAACACTGATTCTCAATTATGCATTGTCGAGGAGCCAGATTTACCATCAAATGAGATCATTCAGTCAG aCTTGGGCTATTTGAGGCGATCAACAGAGAAGAAGCCTGTTGGTTCAGAATGTGTGATCTGGTCTCATGTAAGGAGGAATTGGTGCACAGCTCGCATTTTAAAAGTTTCTGAAGATGCTGCATTG GTTTTGCTTGTGGAGCATGATTCTGAGGTGGTAGTAGATCCACTCAGCATCTTTGAAATTCTGCCAGAGAATCTACTGCAG ACTTTGACCATTGAAACTGCAGTTCCAATTG ATCTCAGCAAGGGAGCATGTACCTCATTGAACACTGCTTCAAAG TTTTATCTCCTACATCAGGCAGATACGGAATATGGAACTACAGTCACTTCAGAGTCTGAAGAACCTAATG GTGAAGAGGAAATGCTCATTGACCAAATTAATCCAAGTGATGAACTTACTGACCAG cctcaaGACAAGGAGTCTGCATccctctcagttgttgtggttGAAGATTCTGAGG AAGATACATTGGGAGAAGGTGCGCTTGTTCAAGTACCGAGT GCTGAACAGGATGACTCCCAAGATGACTTGAATACTTCAGTTG aaGATGGTTCCACGATGAGTGCCCGAGTGGACTTGCTGATAGATTTCCTTGATGTTGCTCCCCATGATAAG GTACAGGATGCATGCGAGACTGAGCTTGAAACAGATCCCTTACATGAGGAGTTTTATG taGATGTTACTGAAGATCTTATTGTTCTGACAAGTGATGATGGAGCAGAGTCTGACACCGCATCTGATGGCACG CTTCAGGGAGATGTGATGGTCACAGAAATCCATCCTGATGATGAAGAATCTTCAT GCTTACAAGAGCAGTCTAATGCATCTGATTGCACCAACTCGGAGGAATCACAAGTCACTCATCTGACCCTGAAAGTGGAGTACGCATCTGACGATGAGGTCATTTTTGTTGGTGTTTTGCAAGAATCCCATGCAGAAGTATGTGAGCCGGAGagtgaaaaagaaaaacagaaacaTGACTAA